A single genomic interval of uncultured Sphaerochaeta sp. harbors:
- a CDS encoding OPT/YSL family transporter yields the protein MNRHLTLRGALIALVGLLVITASSMYVALRMGALPWPTIFVTVVSLAALKRAKGSTLQEINVTHTIMSSGAMVAGGLAFTLPGLWMIDPDANFSTISLIILTVVGAILGTLFSALYRKKLIIDEALPYPMGIASYNTLQAGSKGGAGAKTLFASMGGSVIFTVFRDGFGKIPALLTLFKGSAMIPAFSIWVSPMAMGIGAIIGPLFALLWFGGAIFGYYILTPLGIQHGLFASMAEADVFRSNLGIGLMIGTGLGVFFKAVGAKLLAQKKLEDKPRTAFNRTTLVVALVLLFSVVLLSLGTELGLIEALVLMAGIYLATYLSGMLTGQTGINPMEIFGILVLLVIQLIANPSLIASFSIAAVVAVACGLTGDVMNDLKSGYLLKTDPKQQILGEGIGGVIGAVLSVFVLLIMKASFGGFGTAELPAPQAAAVSAMVGGLGHIPAFLIGLGIGLVLYLANIPSATLGLGVYLPIYISSIMGLGALISGGLKLALKKRTEAAKLQDKTGLVASGLLGGEGITGVAIAILSMLK from the coding sequence TACCATCTTTGTAACGGTGGTCAGCTTGGCAGCGTTGAAACGGGCAAAAGGTTCCACACTCCAGGAAATCAATGTAACCCATACCATCATGAGCTCAGGGGCTATGGTTGCAGGGGGATTGGCATTTACCCTCCCAGGGCTCTGGATGATCGACCCAGATGCAAATTTTTCAACGATCAGCCTTATCATCCTGACTGTGGTTGGTGCTATTCTGGGAACCTTGTTCTCTGCACTGTATCGAAAGAAGCTCATCATTGATGAGGCACTCCCCTATCCTATGGGTATTGCAAGCTACAACACCCTGCAAGCCGGAAGCAAAGGTGGAGCAGGCGCAAAGACGCTCTTTGCATCCATGGGAGGCTCGGTTATCTTTACCGTCTTCCGTGACGGGTTTGGAAAAATCCCTGCCTTGCTGACCCTATTCAAGGGAAGCGCCATGATTCCTGCCTTCTCCATCTGGGTAAGTCCCATGGCAATGGGAATTGGGGCCATCATTGGCCCACTGTTTGCCTTGCTCTGGTTTGGTGGTGCGATCTTTGGGTATTATATCCTGACCCCCCTAGGCATCCAGCATGGATTGTTTGCCTCAATGGCGGAAGCAGACGTGTTCCGCTCCAACCTGGGAATTGGCTTGATGATCGGAACAGGTCTTGGTGTCTTCTTCAAGGCAGTAGGAGCAAAACTGCTTGCCCAGAAGAAACTTGAAGACAAACCCAGAACAGCATTCAACAGAACTACGCTGGTTGTTGCATTGGTACTGCTTTTCTCAGTAGTTTTGCTCTCACTTGGAACAGAACTCGGCCTGATCGAGGCACTCGTCCTGATGGCAGGCATCTATCTTGCCACCTACCTCTCGGGCATGTTGACCGGCCAGACAGGCATCAACCCAATGGAAATATTCGGTATCCTGGTCTTGCTTGTCATCCAGCTTATCGCCAACCCTTCCCTCATCGCTTCCTTCAGCATTGCCGCGGTAGTAGCAGTTGCCTGTGGGTTGACCGGTGATGTCATGAATGACCTAAAGAGTGGTTATCTCCTGAAAACCGATCCTAAGCAACAAATTCTTGGCGAGGGTATCGGGGGAGTCATCGGTGCAGTGCTCTCTGTGTTCGTCCTCTTGATCATGAAAGCTTCGTTCGGTGGATTTGGAACTGCTGAGTTGCCCGCTCCCCAGGCAGCGGCAGTATCTGCTATGGTTGGAGGTCTTGGTCATATCCCTGCATTCCTTATAGGCCTCGGAATCGGTCTGGTGCTCTACCTTGCAAATATCCCCAGTGCAACCCTTGGGCTTGGTGTATACCTGCCAATCTACATCAGTTCCATCATGGGCCTCGGAGCACTTATCTCCGGTGGCTTGAAACTGGCTCTCAAAAAGCGCACTGAGGCAGCAAAACTACAAGACAAGACTGGATTGGTCGCCAGCGGCTTGCTTGGTGGTGAAGGCATCACTGGAGTAGCTATCGCTATCCTTTCCATGCTGAAGTAG
- the rlmN gene encoding 23S rRNA (adenine(2503)-C(2))-methyltransferase RlmN has protein sequence MEQTNTIPRSLYGLDAEAITEVLSLPKAFYGKQIYQWLVKGVTSFDEMTNLPKAERLRLKEVMGSAVSSTVETSETDESGATKMGIRLHDGRVVECVLLIDKRGRHTACLSSQVGCAMGCTFCRTGTMGLLRNLTADEIIEQYIHLLAVSDQPITHIVYMGMGEPLANINPVIQSIHYLHAKESFNISLRRITISTCGVVPGILRLAEQKLPVRLAVSLVSADNRLRSKIMPVNEKWDIMALKKALMVYQHVGGKRFTIEYCMLRGVNTDEFGAKKLATYVAGMNVVVNLIPWNPAEELPYETPSEDEIDTFCRELDRYRVNYTRRLSRGREINGACGQLAVPINKGLDYELMIDDEDDE, from the coding sequence ATGGAACAAACAAATACTATTCCACGCTCTCTCTATGGGCTGGATGCAGAAGCTATTACAGAAGTGCTTTCCCTTCCCAAGGCCTTCTATGGAAAACAGATTTATCAGTGGCTCGTCAAGGGTGTCACCTCGTTCGACGAGATGACCAACCTTCCCAAGGCTGAGCGATTACGTCTCAAGGAAGTGATGGGGAGTGCTGTCTCATCAACAGTTGAAACCAGTGAGACCGATGAAAGTGGAGCCACAAAGATGGGCATCCGTCTCCACGATGGTAGAGTCGTCGAGTGTGTCCTGCTTATAGACAAGCGTGGCCGGCATACAGCATGTCTTTCCAGTCAAGTTGGTTGTGCAATGGGATGCACATTTTGCAGAACAGGCACCATGGGCTTGCTGAGGAACCTTACTGCCGATGAGATCATCGAACAATACATTCACCTCCTAGCGGTAAGTGACCAGCCCATCACCCATATCGTGTATATGGGAATGGGAGAGCCCTTGGCAAACATCAATCCGGTAATCCAATCGATCCACTACCTACATGCAAAAGAGAGCTTCAACATCAGCCTGAGAAGGATAACCATCTCCACCTGTGGAGTGGTCCCTGGTATCTTGCGACTTGCAGAACAAAAACTCCCAGTAAGGCTCGCTGTCTCCTTGGTAAGTGCGGACAATCGCCTCCGCTCGAAGATTATGCCGGTAAATGAGAAGTGGGATATCATGGCTCTGAAGAAAGCATTGATGGTGTACCAACATGTTGGAGGAAAACGTTTTACCATCGAGTACTGCATGTTGCGTGGTGTAAATACCGATGAGTTCGGCGCCAAGAAGCTTGCTACCTATGTAGCAGGCATGAATGTAGTGGTGAATCTCATCCCCTGGAACCCCGCTGAGGAACTCCCGTATGAGACCCCAAGCGAAGATGAGATCGATACCTTCTGCCGTGAACTTGACCGATACCGAGTCAATTATACCAGGCGACTATCACGGGGCAGAGAGATCAACGGGGCATGCGGACAGCTGGCGGTGCCCATCAACAAAGGTCTCGACTACGAGTTGATGATCGATGATGAGGATGACGAATAG
- a CDS encoding alanine--tRNA ligase — translation MKNQLTANELRQKFIDFFVSKDHAQISGASLIPENDPTVLFTTAGMHPLVPYIMGSEHPAGTRLTDYQKCIRTGDIEAVGDPHHLTFFEMLGNWSLGDYFKKEAIAFSYEFLTEVLGIDPSLLSVTVFAGDDEVPRDEDAASAWEGYGIPPERIYYLGREDNWWGPAGETGPCGPDSEMFIDTGRPTCGPDCRPGCSCGKYFEIWNDVFMGYKKNSDGTYSEMERKCVDTGMGIERTIAILQGKKSVYETEVFTPIIAGIEKLSGKQYGNDEETDTSVRIVADHIRTSVFILGDQRGVAPSNVGQGYILRRLIRRAVRHAHKLGIEGSFLGELALIVLELYKKPYPEILDNKDFILKELAQEEAKFSETLAKGEREFEKMLPNLLKGKNREISGRTAFKLYDTYGYPIELTKELAAEHGFTVDEAGFNAAFEKHQEISRSGADKQFKGGLADHSEKTTALHTATHLLHKALRTVLGEHVGQKGSNITTERLRFDFTHPSAMSKEEIQQVEDMVNEQIKRNLPVTFETMTVEEAKAQGAIAFFDSKYGEQVKVYSVGDFSKEVCGGPHVESTGSMGHFKILKEQSSSAGVRRIKAVLQ, via the coding sequence ATGAAAAACCAGCTCACCGCCAACGAATTACGGCAAAAATTCATTGATTTCTTCGTATCCAAGGATCATGCCCAGATCAGTGGTGCTTCCTTGATTCCCGAGAACGACCCAACGGTCCTGTTTACCACCGCCGGTATGCACCCCTTGGTACCCTATATCATGGGAAGCGAACACCCAGCAGGCACCCGCCTTACCGATTACCAGAAGTGTATCCGAACCGGAGATATTGAAGCGGTAGGGGACCCACACCATCTCACTTTCTTTGAGATGCTGGGTAACTGGTCCCTTGGGGATTACTTCAAGAAGGAAGCAATAGCCTTCAGTTATGAGTTCCTTACAGAGGTCCTTGGCATTGACCCTTCCCTCTTGTCTGTGACTGTTTTTGCAGGAGATGATGAGGTTCCCCGTGATGAGGATGCTGCATCTGCATGGGAAGGATATGGAATTCCACCAGAACGTATCTATTATCTCGGAAGAGAGGATAACTGGTGGGGACCAGCAGGAGAAACCGGTCCTTGTGGTCCAGACAGCGAGATGTTCATCGATACCGGAAGACCGACGTGTGGCCCTGATTGCCGCCCCGGGTGTTCCTGTGGGAAATATTTTGAGATCTGGAATGATGTCTTCATGGGGTACAAGAAGAACAGTGACGGTACCTATAGTGAGATGGAGAGAAAGTGCGTCGATACCGGTATGGGAATCGAACGTACTATTGCAATCCTTCAGGGTAAGAAATCTGTCTATGAGACAGAGGTATTCACCCCAATCATTGCAGGAATCGAGAAACTGTCTGGAAAACAATATGGTAATGATGAGGAGACTGACACCTCAGTACGTATTGTAGCAGACCATATTCGTACCAGTGTATTCATCCTTGGAGACCAGAGAGGGGTGGCTCCCTCCAACGTAGGTCAGGGCTACATCCTGCGCCGTCTGATCAGAAGGGCAGTGAGGCATGCTCATAAGTTGGGAATTGAAGGTTCCTTCCTCGGAGAGCTTGCACTTATCGTTCTTGAACTCTATAAGAAGCCCTACCCTGAGATTCTGGATAACAAGGATTTCATCCTGAAGGAGCTGGCTCAGGAAGAGGCAAAGTTCTCCGAGACCCTGGCAAAGGGTGAGCGGGAGTTTGAGAAAATGCTTCCCAACCTGCTCAAGGGAAAAAACCGGGAGATCAGCGGAAGAACCGCCTTCAAGCTCTACGATACCTATGGTTATCCCATCGAGCTTACCAAGGAGTTGGCTGCAGAGCATGGGTTCACCGTTGATGAGGCTGGCTTCAATGCTGCATTTGAGAAGCACCAGGAGATCAGCCGAAGTGGTGCAGACAAGCAGTTCAAGGGTGGTCTTGCCGATCATAGCGAGAAAACCACTGCGCTGCATACAGCAACCCACCTGTTGCATAAGGCATTGAGAACGGTGCTTGGCGAGCATGTTGGTCAGAAGGGCTCCAACATTACAACCGAGCGACTCCGCTTTGACTTCACGCATCCCTCTGCCATGAGCAAGGAAGAGATACAACAGGTCGAGGATATGGTCAACGAGCAGATCAAGCGCAATCTACCGGTAACCTTTGAGACCATGACCGTAGAGGAAGCAAAAGCACAAGGTGCGATCGCATTCTTTGACAGCAAGTACGGGGAGCAGGTGAAAGTCTACTCAGTCGGGGATTTCTCCAAGGAGGTCTGTGGAGGCCCCCATGTGGAGAGTACCGGGAGTATGGGTCACTTCAAGATTCTCAAAGAGCAATCCTCCTCGGCAGGAGTGAGAAGGATCAAGGCTGTTCTGCAGTAA
- a CDS encoding nucleotidyl transferase AbiEii/AbiGii toxin family protein: MIDKSVLLQYFPAYLRDLNELQPYLLKEYIQCQILEFLSQTKYIEHMVFIGGTNLRLIKHIDRFSEDLDFDCVDMTQTEFMHMTDSILVYLRRLGYQVIPKEKEHEGLQAFRRSLYFPELLYTLQFSGYRNARFLIKIEAQDQGYTYPVTSAFIQSCGFFFPVPVPPDATLCSMKLSALLQRSKGRDFYDAQFLLSQTAPDYAYLTSKHNIENLAMLKEALKERISRVDLKVKQRDFEHLLFQKEKSNMILNFPAFIEHYTHSGG; this comes from the coding sequence ATGATCGATAAGAGTGTATTGCTACAGTACTTTCCTGCATATTTACGAGACTTGAATGAACTGCAACCGTATCTGCTTAAAGAATACATTCAATGCCAGATATTGGAATTTTTGTCACAAACAAAGTATATCGAACATATGGTGTTCATTGGAGGTACCAATCTTCGCCTTATTAAGCATATAGATCGTTTTAGTGAAGATCTTGATTTTGACTGCGTAGATATGACACAGACTGAATTCATGCATATGACTGATAGCATTCTGGTATATTTGCGGCGTCTAGGGTATCAGGTAATACCGAAAGAGAAAGAGCACGAAGGGCTGCAGGCTTTTAGAAGGAGTCTCTATTTCCCTGAACTGCTCTACACACTTCAATTTAGCGGTTATAGGAATGCAAGATTTCTCATAAAAATTGAAGCTCAGGATCAAGGCTACACCTATCCGGTTACGAGCGCTTTTATCCAAAGCTGTGGTTTTTTCTTTCCTGTTCCTGTTCCGCCAGATGCAACGCTGTGTTCAATGAAACTCTCAGCTCTTCTGCAAAGATCAAAAGGTAGAGATTTTTATGATGCACAATTTCTACTTTCCCAAACAGCGCCCGACTATGCGTATCTCACTTCAAAACATAATATTGAGAATCTTGCCATGTTGAAAGAAGCTCTCAAAGAACGAATTTCGCGTGTTGATCTTAAAGTGAAACAACGTGATTTCGAACACCTCCTCTTTCAGAAAGAGAAAAGCAATATGATTCTCAATTTTCCTGCTTTCATTGAACACTACACGCATAGTGGGGGCTGA
- a CDS encoding type IV toxin-antitoxin system AbiEi family antitoxin domain-containing protein — MEIKERASYLEFKEIFSPMGCFTLQQVASGARFSVSRNTIGRWVKEHKLIRLKQNVYTFPEYLRSGDAQLYFANKMYQPSYISIHSALAFWGMIPEAVVQVTSVSSRKTAYFTNEFGQFTYHTIRSSSFFGYTIESSAFHPSWGVHIAYPEKAILDLLYLYPQYHTVEDMLGLRLDLDILKIDRLTNYTEQYGVESLKRRVEKLREAYRL; from the coding sequence ATGGAAATAAAAGAGCGTGCTTCCTATCTGGAATTCAAGGAAATCTTTTCACCGATGGGTTGTTTTACCCTTCAGCAAGTAGCGTCAGGTGCACGGTTCTCGGTGAGCCGGAATACTATTGGACGCTGGGTGAAGGAACATAAACTTATTCGTTTGAAACAAAATGTATATACATTTCCAGAATATCTTCGCTCTGGCGATGCTCAATTGTATTTTGCAAACAAGATGTATCAACCCTCATACATCAGCATACATAGTGCTCTTGCCTTTTGGGGTATGATTCCAGAGGCTGTGGTACAGGTCACGAGTGTTTCTAGTAGAAAAACAGCGTATTTTACCAATGAATTTGGCCAGTTTACCTATCACACGATTCGTAGTTCTTCATTTTTTGGCTATACCATAGAATCTTCTGCGTTTCACCCGTCTTGGGGAGTGCATATAGCATATCCGGAAAAAGCAATTTTGGATCTTCTGTATCTTTATCCACAGTACCATACAGTAGAAGATATGTTGGGACTAAGGTTGGATCTTGACATCCTAAAGATTGATCGTCTTACCAACTATACCGAACAGTATGGCGTTGAGTCACTCAAACGGAGGGTGGAGAAATTACGAGAGGCGTATAGATTATGA
- a CDS encoding DNA-processing protein DprA produces MDATAVKALHYETLVRACGGAESKAGEAFSLASSRIDVTDPLPLHIKEYASFMATEENKISEAYYHCRPFFEEMGDKVLVIDEHSPFWPSQVNTFAYAPRFLYVQGNVSLLKAPSVSVIGTRSPSLEGKKLALQTSHALAKAGYVVASGLALGIDGVAHKGALTSGAPTMAVIGTPLCQCYPKEHTELQGEIAKSGVVVSRFAPSTTTQKWHFLLRNRLMSALSLASVVVEDRDGGGAVRQASFALEQKKYLFIYQSSIENRSILWPRKFAGQSRVFVIRKSEDLPRILKKAMETKRTVGRPKDTAIQLDLFALEE; encoded by the coding sequence ATGGATGCAACAGCAGTCAAGGCCCTGCATTATGAAACACTCGTTAGAGCATGCGGTGGAGCAGAATCAAAAGCAGGGGAAGCCTTTTCATTGGCTTCCTCTCGCATTGATGTGACCGATCCACTCCCTTTGCATATCAAAGAGTATGCTTCCTTCATGGCAACGGAAGAGAACAAAATCAGTGAAGCCTACTATCATTGTCGACCATTCTTTGAGGAGATGGGTGATAAAGTATTGGTTATTGATGAACACAGTCCCTTCTGGCCATCCCAGGTGAACACTTTTGCCTATGCTCCGCGTTTTCTCTATGTACAGGGAAATGTATCCCTGTTGAAGGCTCCTTCGGTTTCTGTCATCGGAACTCGATCGCCCTCTCTTGAAGGGAAAAAATTGGCTTTACAGACATCTCATGCACTTGCTAAAGCCGGGTATGTGGTTGCAAGTGGACTTGCCCTTGGTATTGACGGGGTGGCCCACAAGGGAGCGTTAACCTCTGGTGCTCCTACCATGGCGGTCATCGGTACCCCGCTCTGTCAGTGTTATCCAAAGGAGCACACAGAACTACAAGGTGAAATTGCCAAGAGTGGAGTGGTAGTCAGTCGATTTGCTCCTTCAACCACTACCCAGAAATGGCATTTCCTGCTTCGTAATCGCCTGATGAGTGCCTTGAGTCTTGCTTCTGTGGTGGTAGAGGACCGTGACGGGGGAGGGGCTGTACGGCAGGCTTCCTTTGCCTTGGAACAGAAAAAGTATCTCTTCATCTACCAAAGCAGCATAGAGAACCGAAGTATTCTTTGGCCCAGAAAGTTTGCAGGCCAAAGCAGGGTCTTTGTGATCAGGAAGAGTGAAGACCTTCCCCGTATTCTGAAGAAGGCGATGGAGACAAAACGAACTGTTGGAAGACCCAAGGATACTGCAATACAGCTCGATCTATTTGCTTTGGAGGAGTAA